A single window of Denticeps clupeoides unplaced genomic scaffold, fDenClu1.1, whole genome shotgun sequence DNA harbors:
- the LOC114774240 gene encoding E3 ubiquitin-protein ligase HECW1-like, producing the protein MRTTERRTEGNSPNIQTPPNLLSFTLSDFQAFALKSGMFWKPNTYLKIAVRPSGEQDPPASHHYRESRRTGIVFNNCNPVWHRETLNLVALPSDILDIRVKDKFAIFPNLGRLSIPVQVLLDIGSIDDNVVAYTLERTSPTEHVSGELQFSFLLESSSTTEEEELPQCPEGQKQEEENLGEGCSLYLNNGPSQIHLQQVEVNNVDDKVLNVHQPKIQSSPPVSIEKFRQKRSNFYRDLLCRGYGQGRYICVNITREGLLESAFKRIMYLSPPFLSKRRLYVMFKGEAGFYQNAISREFFCQLSRMLFNPSHGLFEYVGSHNYAVQISPNCLARKNHLKWFRFCGRILAMAMIHRHLLPVTFTQSFYKALLKQQHDLSDVKDVDLAYHQSLKWMMENDITDVLDCTFTVA; encoded by the exons ATGAGAACCACAGAGAGAAGAACCGAGGGAAATTCCCCAAACATTCAGACTCCACCAAACCTCCTGAGTTTCACCCTGTCAG ACTTCCAGGCATTTGCGCTGAAGAGTGGTATGTTCTGGAAACCCAACACGTACCTGAAGATCGCTGTCCGGCCTTCCGGTGAACAAGACCCGCCTGCTTCCCACCATTACAGAGAAAGCAGGCGGACGGGCATCGTCTTCAACAACTGCAACCCAGTGTGGCACAGAGAG ACATTAAATCTAGTCGCTCTGCCTTCTGATATTCTGGATATCAGAGTGAAGGACAAGTTCGCCATCTTCCCAAATCTTGGCCGGCTGTCCATTCCAGTGCAGGTTCTACTGGATATTGGCAGCATCGa TGACAATGTGGTGGCTTACACTTTGGAGAGAACATCACCAACAGAACATGTGAGTGGTGAGCTCCAGTTCAGCTTTCTGCTCGAGTCCTCCAGCACTACAg aagaagaagaactgcCCCAGTGCCCTGAGGGTcagaagcaggaggaggagaacctTGGTGAAGGCTGTTCGTTGTACCTGAACAATGGTCCTTCACAGATTCATCTGCAGCAGGTTGAAGTGAATAATGTAGACGACAAGGTCCTGAACGTCCACCAGCCTAAGATACAGAGCTCTCCCCCCGTCAGCATAGAGAAGTTTAGACAGAAACGCTCGAATTTCTACAGAGATCTTCTGTGTAGAGGGTACGGCCAGGGCCGATATATATG TGTAAACATTACACGAGAAGGCCTGCTAGAGAGTGCGTTCAAGAGAATCATGTATCTGTCTCcaccatttctaagcaagagaAGGCTCTACGTCATGTTTAAGGGAGAGGCTGG TTTCTATCAAAATGCCATATCTCGGGAGTTCTTCTGCCAGCTGTCCAGGATGCTGTTCAACCCGAGCCATGGGTTGTTTGAATATGTCGGCAGCCACAACTACGCCGTACAAATCAGTCCCAACTGCCTTGCCAGGAAaaatcacctgaaatg gTTTCGGTTCTGTGGGCGTATCCTGGCTATGGCCATGATCCACAGGCATCTGCTGCCGGTCACCTTCACCCAGTCCTTCTACAAGGCCCTGCTCAAACA GCAACATGACCTCAGCGATGTAAAAGATGTAGATTTGGCGTACCACCAGAGTTTAAAGTGGATGATGGAAAATGACATCACCGATGTACTGGATTGTACCTTTACAGTCGCATAG